In the genome of Globicephala melas chromosome 3, mGloMel1.2, whole genome shotgun sequence, one region contains:
- the LOC138842609 gene encoding LOW QUALITY PROTEIN: olfactory receptor 2V1-like (The sequence of the model RefSeq protein was modified relative to this genomic sequence to represent the inferred CDS: inserted 1 base in 1 codon) has product MRQIQLGATINQGSDDDSVARGSIDGFILLGISSHSQTDLALFSVVMVVSTVALCGNVLLIFLIYIDPRTPMYFFLSHLSLMDFMLVCATVPKMAANFSLAEXSISFVCGGIQIVFLISLVGSEGLLPGLMAYDCYVAISHPLHYPILMSQRVCLQIAGSSWTLGIIDGMMQMAGAMSLPYCGSRNVDHFFCEVPALLKLACADTSIFDTLFFESAKDSDDESACH; this is encoded by the exons ATGAGGCAAATTCAATTAGGGGCCACCATCAACCAGGGGAGCGATGATGACAGTGTGGCCAG GGGATCTATAGATGGCTTCATCCTCTTGGGAATCTCTTCTCATAGCCAGACTGATCTTGCCCTGTTCTCTGTGGTTATGGTGGTCTCCACAGTTGCCCTCTGTGGCAATGTCCTCCTCATCTTCCTCATCTACATTGATCCTCGTACACCCATGTACTTCTTCCTCAGTCACCTCTCCCTCATGGACTTCATGTTGGTCTGTGCCACTGTGCCCAAGATGGCAGCCAACTTCTCTCTGGCTG AATCCATCTCCTTTGTGTGTGGTGGCATACAGATTGTTTTTCTCATCTCTCTTGTGGGATCTGAAGGGCTCTTGCCGGGACTCATGGCTTATGACTGCTATGTGGCCATTAGCCACCCACTTCACTATCCCATCCTCATGAGTCAGAGGGTCTGTCTCCAGATTGCTGGGAGTTCATGGACTTTGGGGATAATAGATGGAATGATGCAGATGGCAGGAGCCATGAGCTTACCCTACTGTGGCTCGAGGAATGTGGACCACTTCTTCTGTGAGGTGCCAGCTTTATTGAAACTGGCCTGTGCAGACACATCCATTTTTGAtaccctgtttttt